From Woronichinia naegeliana WA131, the proteins below share one genomic window:
- a CDS encoding transposase, with protein MYVGDGIKVGKEGRKMPGVKRLHQESEDVSKPEWIRGHYFNALSILVGVGKACFALPLVLRLDDGIKSKATEKGEGKGKKKVKTSLVTKMADLCVTYAEAGSYVILDAYFACEPVLKSFRQNALHLITRVHCSTVAYAPFCSVPTLTGRGRPRIWGSSIKLEKLFALAADFPTAKVWLYGQQVTVSYQCFEFHWDSPHQLVKFVLTQLPNGRRLILLSTDLCLTGPEIIAAYGLRFKIEVTFRQLVHLLGSFAYRFWLKSLPTLPTWPSNLILSDYPQAVQTQILNKVEAFERFVNLNAIALGLLQILALELPQGIWANFPRWFRTLPSHGYPSERIAQLALQHQAQMIFPQSPPSLLLPKFLTAKLASSSSSDMLTFVA; from the coding sequence GTGTATGTGGGTGATGGCATCAAAGTGGGGAAAGAAGGACGCAAGATGCCAGGTGTAAAACGACTACACCAAGAATCGGAAGATGTGTCCAAGCCAGAGTGGATAAGGGGTCATTACTTCAATGCCTTGAGTATTTTGGTGGGAGTAGGGAAAGCCTGCTTTGCCTTGCCCTTAGTGCTGCGGCTAGACGATGGCATCAAGTCCAAAGCAACCGAGAAGGGGGAGGGAAAAGGCAAAAAAAAGGTGAAGACGAGCCTGGTGACAAAAATGGCTGACCTTTGTGTTACTTACGCAGAGGCAGGGAGTTATGTAATTTTGGATGCTTATTTTGCTTGCGAACCAGTGCTCAAAAGTTTTCGCCAGAACGCCTTGCATCTAATCACAAGAGTGCATTGCTCCACCGTCGCCTATGCCCCCTTTTGTTCCGTGCCGACGCTGACGGGGAGAGGACGACCACGGATTTGGGGGAGTTCGATAAAACTAGAAAAGCTGTTCGCTCTGGCGGCGGACTTTCCGACAGCTAAAGTCTGGCTCTATGGTCAACAAGTCACGGTTTCTTATCAGTGCTTTGAGTTCCACTGGGATAGTCCCCATCAGCTCGTCAAGTTTGTTCTGACCCAATTGCCTAACGGACGACGACTGATTCTGCTTTCTACTGATCTCTGTTTGACTGGACCTGAGATTATTGCCGCTTACGGTCTCCGATTTAAGATTGAAGTCACTTTTCGTCAATTAGTCCATCTTTTGGGCAGCTTTGCCTATCGTTTTTGGCTTAAGAGTCTTCCTACTTTACCTACCTGGCCCAGCAATCTTATCCTCAGTGACTATCCACAAGCTGTTCAGACTCAGATTTTAAACAAGGTAGAAGCCTTTGAGCGTTTTGTTAACCTTAATGCCATTGCTTTAGGGCTACTTCAAATTCTCGCCTTAGAGTTACCCCAGGGGATTTGGGCTAATTTTCCTCGATGGTTTCGGACATTACCATCCCATGGCTACCCTAGTGAACGGATTGCTCAACTAGCCCTTCAACATCAAGCCCAAATGATTTTTCCTCAAAGTCCACCCAGTCTGCTTTTGCCTAAATTCCTTACCGCTAAACTTGCCTCTTCCTCAAGCTCTGATATGCTTACTTTCGTCGCATAG
- a CDS encoding IS1 family transposase, translating to MSTLNKSSIDLLSDIGLPQEKEEALFQKNCPHCYSEKVKIHSHYQTKGNGERKMFICQECGSCFAETYGSVIAGLETPLSEIVKVLKARMEGIGLNAAARVFGYAKTTILNWEKKLSGLQETLFLYALVNEFVKLVIEGDELYTKVGKNKEASASEGWTIVLMDRASRFIWHLKCGKKEQKLFLEAMMTVAELFERSAESLQLFTDGEKRYSQLLFNICHEVLRTGKRGRPTKVLPKGMVVRLKNKSSKRRDSEGKLEKVETPKTEHPETTEKPEDKDVHANHVEAFNSSLRRYLAAFRRRTNTYAKSVVGLQRVLDIFWMVHNFVRSHFTTKKVPAVALGIIQKGLTWEDLLQIRLIC from the coding sequence ATGTCAACATTGAATAAAAGCTCAATTGACCTCCTAAGTGATATTGGCTTACCTCAAGAGAAAGAGGAAGCCTTATTTCAGAAAAACTGCCCTCATTGCTATAGTGAAAAAGTAAAAATACATTCTCATTACCAAACGAAAGGTAACGGGGAACGTAAAATGTTCATCTGTCAAGAATGTGGTTCTTGTTTTGCTGAGACTTATGGTAGCGTAATCGCTGGCTTAGAAACCCCATTAAGTGAAATTGTAAAAGTATTAAAAGCCAGAATGGAAGGAATAGGATTAAATGCAGCAGCCCGAGTATTCGGCTACGCAAAAACAACAATATTGAATTGGGAAAAGAAATTATCAGGATTACAAGAGACATTATTTTTATACGCCTTAGTGAATGAATTTGTTAAATTAGTAATAGAAGGGGATGAACTATACACAAAAGTTGGAAAAAATAAAGAAGCAAGTGCCTCTGAGGGGTGGACAATCGTGCTCATGGACAGGGCTAGCCGCTTTATTTGGCATTTAAAATGTGGTAAAAAAGAGCAGAAATTATTTCTAGAAGCAATGATGACGGTAGCGGAATTATTTGAAAGGAGTGCAGAATCTCTCCAGTTATTTACAGATGGAGAAAAGCGATATAGTCAACTGCTATTTAATATTTGTCACGAAGTATTAAGGACTGGGAAGCGAGGTCGTCCCACCAAAGTATTACCGAAGGGTATGGTGGTAAGATTAAAAAATAAGAGTAGTAAACGTCGAGATTCTGAGGGTAAACTAGAGAAAGTAGAAACTCCGAAAACTGAACATCCTGAGACAACAGAAAAACCAGAAGACAAGGATGTTCATGCCAACCACGTTGAGGCATTTAATAGTTCTCTACGACGCTATTTAGCCGCCTTTCGTCGTCGAACAAATACTTATGCTAAATCTGTTGTGGGATTACAGCGAGTGCTAGATATTTTCTGGATGGTTCATAACTTTGTTCGCAGCCATTTTACGACGAAAAAAGTTCCTGCGGTAGCTCTCGGTATAATTCAAAAAGGGTTAACTTGGGAGGACTTACTCCAAATTCGCCTGATTTGTTGA